A single region of the Acidobacteriota bacterium genome encodes:
- a CDS encoding CapA family protein, whose translation MNRRQFLRSSAAAGVVALVGGPSSVRAADGDVLLGFVGDLLTDRDDPDEAYAPVRDLLAAPDVLFGNLEGPYSDNPRSVPSAGAALVPPARNLDVLSRVGFDVLSLANNHILDGGREAMLENRRRLHEQGVRTCGAGGSLEEARAPAILETGGVKVAYLAYASVFPRGYEARGSLAGLAPLRAHNFYQDLIDDYYTPGANPRVSTVPDRTDHDNLEADIAAAREQADLVVASFHWGDHFKAHHLTDHELRTARLCIDQGVDIVVGHHQHVLRGMEWYRDRPVFYGLGHFVFDVRLDRWPEEMVAAMPVLDDDADYYGVAPRRGWPLMPLHPEARMTALGYVKLAEGAPSEFGFVPCRLNPDGAVRAVDPESREGRDVMDYVDHGCASQDLNGRVDRASYVDVAGHRGVRILPAGEGA comes from the coding sequence GTGAACCGGCGACAGTTCCTCAGATCAAGCGCCGCTGCCGGCGTCGTCGCGCTGGTCGGCGGCCCCTCTTCAGTCCGCGCCGCCGACGGCGACGTGCTTCTCGGCTTCGTCGGCGATCTGCTCACCGATCGCGACGATCCGGACGAGGCCTACGCGCCGGTGCGCGATCTTCTCGCCGCGCCGGACGTGCTGTTCGGCAACCTGGAGGGCCCGTACTCCGACAATCCCCGCTCGGTACCCAGCGCCGGGGCGGCCCTCGTCCCGCCCGCGCGCAATCTCGACGTCCTGAGCCGGGTCGGCTTCGACGTGCTGTCACTGGCGAACAACCACATCCTGGACGGCGGCCGCGAGGCGATGCTCGAGAACCGGCGGCGTCTGCACGAGCAGGGGGTCAGGACCTGCGGCGCCGGCGGCAGCCTCGAAGAGGCCCGCGCTCCCGCGATCCTCGAAACCGGCGGCGTGAAGGTCGCCTACCTGGCCTACGCCTCGGTCTTTCCCCGCGGCTACGAGGCGCGGGGGAGCCTGGCCGGGCTGGCGCCGCTCAGGGCGCACAACTTCTACCAGGACCTGATCGACGACTACTACACGCCGGGGGCCAATCCCCGAGTCTCGACCGTGCCCGACAGGACGGACCACGACAACCTGGAGGCCGACATCGCCGCCGCCCGCGAGCAGGCGGATCTCGTGGTGGCCAGCTTCCACTGGGGCGACCACTTCAAGGCCCACCACCTGACCGACCACGAGCTGCGCACCGCCCGCCTGTGCATCGACCAGGGCGTCGACATCGTGGTCGGCCATCACCAGCACGTGTTGCGCGGCATGGAGTGGTACCGCGACCGGCCGGTGTTCTACGGACTCGGCCACTTCGTCTTCGACGTGCGGCTCGACCGCTGGCCGGAGGAGATGGTCGCCGCCATGCCGGTCCTCGACGACGATGCGGACTACTACGGCGTGGCGCCGCGCAGGGGCTGGCCGCTGATGCCGCTTCATCCCGAGGCCCGGATGACGGCTCTGGGCTACGTCAAGCTCGCGGAGGGCGCGCCCTCCGAGTTCGGCTTCGTGCCCTGCCGGCTGAATCCGGACGGCGCCGTCCGCGCGGTCGATCCGGAGTCACGCGAGGGCCGGGATGTCATGGACTACGTCGATCACGGCTGTGCGAGCCAGGACCTGAACGGCCGGGTGGACAGGGCGAGCTACGTCGACGTTGCCGGCCATCGCGGCG
- a CDS encoding alpha/beta hydrolase gives MIEPYDRIPFPVFFRETADFGDVYGGPGGFVFFDGHLLRPRERASKTVVIFNHPIGGGAWLPLVRGLAAAGHHVIYCNGRYRGNDTALIMEKCVVDLGRTIQHAREELGYERVLLGGWSGGGSLSLYYQQQAENPTVTHTPAGDPYDLTAAGLIPADGVMLLAAHISRAGTLTEWMDASILDEREPHRKDPELDLYNPDNPNQPPYSDEFLERYRRAQVARNARITAWALETLADLKREDGARKEHCFVVQGTMADPRWLDPAVDPNDRPPGRCYLGDPETVNTGPTGLARFTTLRSWLSQWSLEKSNADGLACAADISVPVLVVNNGADEACTPSHARRLYAAVCHDDKEFHEIAGATHYYLGQGDKLAEAVAICGAWIDR, from the coding sequence ATGATCGAGCCCTACGATCGCATTCCCTTCCCGGTCTTCTTCCGGGAGACCGCCGACTTCGGCGACGTCTACGGCGGGCCGGGCGGCTTCGTCTTCTTCGACGGTCACCTGCTGCGGCCGCGCGAGCGCGCCTCGAAGACGGTCGTCATCTTCAACCACCCGATCGGCGGCGGCGCCTGGCTGCCGCTGGTGCGGGGACTGGCGGCGGCTGGCCACCACGTCATCTACTGCAACGGGCGCTATCGCGGCAACGACACGGCCCTCATCATGGAGAAGTGCGTGGTCGACCTCGGCCGCACGATCCAGCACGCCAGGGAGGAACTCGGCTACGAGCGCGTCCTGCTCGGAGGGTGGAGCGGCGGCGGCTCGCTGTCGCTCTACTACCAGCAGCAGGCGGAGAACCCGACCGTCACCCACACACCGGCCGGGGACCCGTACGACCTGACCGCGGCCGGGCTGATTCCGGCCGACGGCGTGATGCTGCTGGCCGCGCACATCAGCCGCGCCGGAACGCTCACCGAGTGGATGGACGCCTCGATCCTCGACGAGCGCGAGCCGCACCGGAAGGACCCGGAGCTCGATCTCTACAACCCGGACAACCCGAATCAGCCGCCCTACTCGGACGAGTTCCTCGAGCGCTACCGGCGGGCGCAGGTCGCCCGCAACGCGCGGATCACGGCCTGGGCGCTCGAGACGCTGGCGGATCTGAAACGCGAGGACGGCGCCCGGAAGGAGCACTGCTTCGTCGTCCAGGGGACGATGGCCGACCCGCGCTGGCTCGACCCGGCTGTCGACCCGAACGACCGGCCGCCGGGTCGGTGCTACCTCGGCGACCCGGAGACCGTGAACACGGGGCCGACCGGCCTGGCGCGATTCACGACGCTGCGGAGCTGGCTATCGCAGTGGAGCCTCGAGAAGTCGAACGCCGACGGGCTCGCGTGCGCCGCCGACATCAGCGTTCCGGTGCTGGTCGTCAACAACGGCGCCGACGAGGCGTGTACCCCCAGCCACGCGCGGCGGCTCTACGCCGCGGTCTGCCACGACGACAAGGAGTTCCACGAGATCGCCGGGGCCACTCACTACTACCTCGGTCAGGGCGACAAGCTCGCCGAGGCGGTAGCGATCTGCGGCGCGTGGATCGACCGCTGA
- a CDS encoding VOC family protein gives MTEFRRPTRGPIRGIHHITGLVGSAANDLRFYRDVLGLRLVKKTCNQENPTSGWHFFFGDRLGHPGTIMTNIVLEGIPLSPAVDGRGSITDVSYSVSPGSMDFWRERLTAVGCTCTDRPARFGDPVLHFRDFDGISSELVGCEDPRVPELADLPGEHQIRGFHHATVAPRIPELTLQFLVGVLGFEVVATERSRTRLAVGGNEPGKLIDVVERGDGPWGRHGLGGLHHIALTVDSVEDMERWTRILAGAGLIVTGARDRGWFHSTYFTAPGGINLELSNLDPGWTVDEDLDSLGTILSLPKHLEPQRDAIEAALPRVEF, from the coding sequence ATGACTGAGTTCAGGAGGCCCACCCGCGGCCCGATCCGGGGCATCCACCACATCACGGGGCTGGTCGGCTCCGCGGCCAACGACCTCCGCTTCTACCGCGACGTGCTGGGGCTTCGTCTGGTGAAGAAGACCTGCAACCAGGAGAACCCGACCTCCGGCTGGCACTTCTTCTTCGGCGACCGCCTGGGCCACCCGGGAACGATCATGACGAACATCGTCCTCGAGGGCATTCCGCTGTCGCCGGCCGTCGACGGTCGCGGCTCAATCACCGACGTGAGCTACTCGGTTTCGCCGGGGAGCATGGACTTCTGGCGCGAGCGACTGACCGCGGTGGGCTGCACCTGCACCGATCGCCCGGCTCGGTTCGGCGACCCCGTCCTCCACTTTCGGGACTTCGACGGCATCTCGTCGGAGCTCGTCGGCTGCGAGGACCCCCGGGTGCCGGAGCTGGCCGACCTTCCCGGGGAGCACCAGATTCGCGGCTTCCACCACGCCACCGTCGCCCCGCGCATTCCCGAGCTGACCCTGCAGTTCCTCGTTGGCGTCCTGGGGTTCGAGGTGGTCGCCACCGAACGGAGCCGCACGCGGCTCGCGGTAGGCGGCAACGAGCCCGGCAAGCTGATCGACGTCGTCGAGCGAGGCGACGGGCCCTGGGGACGGCACGGTCTCGGCGGCCTGCACCACATCGCGCTGACGGTCGACAGTGTCGAGGACATGGAACGGTGGACCCGGATCCTCGCCGGCGCCGGCCTGATCGTGACCGGGGCCCGGGACCGCGGCTGGTTCCACTCGACGTACTTCACTGCGCCGGGAGGCATCAACCTGGAGCTGTCGAACCTCGACCCGGGCTGGACGGTGGACGAGGACCTCGACTCGCTGGGGACGATCCTCTCGCTTCCGAAGCACCTGGAACCCCAGCGGGACGCGATCGAGGCCGCGCTTCCTCGCGTCGAGTTCTGA
- a CDS encoding isocitrate lyase/PEP mutase family protein — protein MNSSPAARLRALLDAPGLRVMPCCFDALSARLIEQAGFELTFMSGFAVSASRLGLPDTGLISFGEMLDQGRNICAATRLPVIGDGDTGYGNALNVKRTVTSYAAAGFAGVMIEDQEAPKRCGHTRGKRVVSRAEALSRVRAAADARDEGADILVMARTDARATDGLDEAIARCRAFADLGADILFLEGPRSESEMAAFCEAVPGPKMANLVEGGDTPLLPPRRLEEIGYRIAAYPLTLLSAATAAMLQALEAMASGDQPANAVDFKRLRAIIGFEDYDAEAERYDARHFRKSQ, from the coding sequence ATGAACTCCTCCCCCGCGGCGCGGCTGCGCGCCCTGCTCGATGCTCCCGGACTCCGGGTGATGCCCTGCTGCTTCGACGCGCTCTCCGCCCGGCTCATCGAGCAGGCGGGATTCGAGCTGACCTTCATGAGCGGGTTCGCCGTCTCCGCCAGCCGCCTGGGATTGCCCGACACGGGTCTCATCTCCTTCGGCGAGATGCTCGACCAGGGCCGCAACATCTGTGCGGCCACCCGGCTGCCGGTGATCGGCGACGGCGACACCGGCTACGGCAACGCCCTGAACGTCAAGCGCACGGTGACGAGCTACGCGGCCGCCGGCTTCGCGGGCGTGATGATCGAAGACCAGGAGGCGCCCAAGCGCTGCGGGCACACCCGCGGCAAGCGGGTCGTCTCCCGCGCCGAGGCCCTGTCGCGGGTCCGCGCCGCGGCCGACGCGCGCGATGAAGGCGCGGACATTCTGGTCATGGCCCGCACCGACGCTCGCGCCACCGACGGACTGGACGAAGCCATCGCCCGCTGCCGGGCCTTCGCCGACCTCGGCGCGGACATCCTCTTCCTCGAAGGTCCGCGGTCCGAGAGCGAGATGGCCGCGTTCTGCGAAGCGGTCCCCGGCCCGAAGATGGCGAACCTGGTCGAGGGAGGCGACACACCGTTGCTACCGCCCAGGCGGCTCGAGGAGATCGGCTACAGGATCGCTGCTTACCCGCTGACGCTTCTCTCCGCCGCCACCGCGGCCATGCTCCAGGCACTTGAGGCCATGGCGAGCGGAGACCAGCCCGCTAACGCGGTGGACTTCAAGCGTCTGCGCGCCATCATCGGATTCGAGGACTACGACGCCGAGGCAGAGCGCTACGACGCCCGACACTTTCGGAAAAGTCAATAG
- a CDS encoding MFS transporter, whose amino-acid sequence MTVDTRTAGEAGSAETAAGYPSLGAANYGVVLLFLAYVLSFLDRNILSLLVGPIREQFGITDFQYSLLAGAAFALVYSFASFPLGRLADHYSRRLIVAASVAFWSLATAAGGLANSVSQLFASRMAVGAGEAGLAPPAYSIITDSYRPAHFGYAMSFYKTGVRVGGGFALVIGGLLIDYYTRIGPIDLPVVGTLQPWQATLVTVGLPGVLLALLLLTMVEPQRKELAVSRSGRERLPVREFVRFIWERKRVYLPLFIGSSMLAMAGYGSSAWYPEFLVRNYGLSRGDAGTSYGTISIITGVVGIMVAPWIANRLAARGYRDAYVRTLLATTLIATPPSVAAPLVGSATLTLLVLIPGMIFSGAYLGVMAAAFQPITPNQMRGQATAFYIFLTSFIGMAFGTSTLAAFTDFLFQDDGKVHYSLATMQAIFKPAGAILFWYCLSAYRKAMEEAGRWEVD is encoded by the coding sequence TTGACCGTCGACACGAGGACCGCGGGCGAGGCCGGGTCGGCGGAGACGGCCGCCGGCTACCCGTCGCTCGGCGCCGCCAACTACGGCGTCGTCCTGCTGTTCCTCGCCTACGTGCTGTCGTTTCTCGACCGCAACATCCTCTCCCTCCTGGTCGGCCCGATCCGGGAGCAGTTCGGGATCACCGACTTCCAGTACAGCCTGCTCGCCGGCGCCGCGTTCGCGCTCGTGTACAGCTTCGCCAGCTTTCCCCTGGGCCGGCTCGCCGACCACTACTCGCGCAGGCTCATCGTCGCCGCCAGCGTCGCCTTCTGGAGCCTGGCGACGGCGGCGGGCGGCCTCGCCAACAGCGTGTCGCAACTGTTCGCTTCGCGGATGGCGGTCGGCGCCGGCGAGGCCGGGCTTGCACCGCCGGCCTACTCGATCATCACCGACAGCTACCGCCCGGCCCACTTTGGCTACGCGATGTCCTTCTACAAGACGGGCGTGCGGGTCGGCGGCGGCTTCGCCCTGGTGATCGGCGGCCTGCTGATCGACTACTACACCCGCATCGGTCCGATCGACCTGCCGGTCGTCGGCACGCTGCAACCCTGGCAGGCGACGCTGGTGACGGTCGGCCTGCCCGGGGTTCTGCTGGCGCTCCTGCTGCTGACGATGGTCGAGCCGCAACGCAAGGAGCTGGCTGTTTCGCGAAGCGGCAGGGAGCGCTTGCCGGTTCGCGAGTTCGTCAGGTTCATCTGGGAGCGCAAGCGCGTCTACCTGCCGCTGTTCATCGGCTCATCCATGCTGGCGATGGCCGGCTACGGCTCCTCCGCCTGGTACCCGGAGTTCCTCGTCCGCAACTACGGCCTGAGCCGCGGCGACGCCGGAACGAGCTACGGGACGATCTCGATCATCACCGGGGTCGTCGGCATCATGGTCGCGCCCTGGATCGCCAACCGCCTCGCGGCGCGCGGCTACAGGGACGCCTACGTGCGGACCCTGCTGGCGACGACCCTGATCGCCACGCCGCCCTCGGTTGCGGCCCCGCTCGTGGGCAGCGCCACGCTCACCTTGCTGGTGCTGATCCCCGGGATGATCTTCTCGGGCGCCTACCTCGGCGTGATGGCGGCAGCGTTCCAGCCGATCACGCCCAACCAGATGCGCGGTCAGGCCACGGCCTTCTACATCTTCCTGACCAGCTTCATCGGCATGGCCTTCGGCACCAGCACCCTGGCCGCTTTCACCGACTTCCTCTTCCAGGACGACGGCAAGGTCCACTACTCGCTCGCCACGATGCAGGCGATCTTCAAGCCGGCGGGCGCGATCCTGTTCTGGTACTGCCTGTCGGCGTACCGGAAGGCGATGGAGGAGGCGGGGAGGTGGGAGGTGGATTGA
- a CDS encoding amidohydrolase family protein: MTPSSFARTVPLLATLLLGCNPATDGSGEADTQEFDVVFQGARVIDPERRLDEVRNVGIRGDVIAALTEESLADSLADGGVLIDAAGLVLAPGFVDLHAHGQGPRAHEYQARDGVTTALELEWGVPDVGSFLESRRGRSLVNYGATVNHGALRGLEIVPEEEQADLAAAFAAAGAADEPLDSMRDAAQRTYYSELPPGRFPAMLEHLQGGLEQGGLGIGMATQYYPGASRREIFEVFRFAGEKRATIHTHVRSMSIDAMQEVLANAVGTGAPLHIVHVNSMALGEIDTVLDMIDGAARLGLDVTTEAYPYTAGSTSLESSIFDEGWQDRLQIDYGDLQWEETGERLTKETFERYRREGGTVILHFMKEEWIETALDNDWVIVASDGMPYAPGAHPRTAGTYSRILGRYVRERGTLDLMTALLKMSLLPADRVATMSEQMRRKGRIQVGADADIVVFDPETVIDTATFEGGLSFSEGIVHTMVNGVFVVRDGETVEGVSPGRPIVGRFAR, encoded by the coding sequence ATGACCCCCTCATCGTTTGCCAGAACGGTCCCCCTTCTCGCGACGCTTCTTCTCGGCTGCAACCCCGCCACGGACGGGAGCGGCGAGGCCGACACGCAGGAGTTCGACGTCGTCTTCCAGGGGGCCCGCGTCATCGACCCCGAGAGGAGGCTCGACGAGGTTCGGAACGTGGGCATCCGGGGCGACGTCATCGCCGCCCTCACCGAAGAGTCGCTCGCGGACTCGCTCGCCGACGGAGGCGTCCTGATCGATGCCGCCGGCCTCGTGCTGGCCCCGGGCTTCGTCGACCTCCACGCCCACGGCCAGGGTCCGCGGGCGCACGAGTACCAGGCGCGGGACGGCGTGACCACGGCGCTGGAGCTCGAATGGGGCGTGCCGGATGTCGGGTCGTTCCTGGAGTCGAGACGAGGCAGGTCGCTCGTGAACTACGGCGCCACGGTCAACCACGGCGCCCTGAGGGGCCTGGAGATCGTCCCGGAGGAGGAACAGGCGGATCTCGCGGCGGCCTTCGCGGCAGCCGGCGCTGCGGACGAACCGCTCGACTCCATGCGCGATGCCGCGCAAAGGACGTACTACTCGGAACTGCCGCCCGGGCGCTTCCCGGCCATGCTGGAGCATCTGCAGGGCGGGCTCGAGCAGGGCGGCCTGGGTATCGGGATGGCGACCCAGTACTACCCCGGCGCCAGCCGCAGGGAGATCTTCGAGGTCTTCCGGTTCGCCGGCGAGAAGCGGGCCACCATCCACACGCATGTGCGCTCGATGAGCATCGACGCGATGCAGGAAGTCCTGGCCAACGCGGTCGGGACCGGGGCGCCGCTGCACATCGTGCACGTCAACAGCATGGCGCTGGGAGAGATCGACACGGTCCTCGACATGATCGACGGCGCTGCCCGCCTGGGGCTGGACGTGACGACGGAGGCGTACCCCTACACCGCCGGCTCGACCAGCCTCGAGTCCTCCATCTTCGACGAGGGCTGGCAGGACCGCCTGCAGATCGACTACGGCGACCTGCAGTGGGAGGAGACGGGGGAGAGGCTGACGAAGGAGACCTTCGAGCGGTATCGCCGCGAGGGGGGAACCGTGATTCTCCACTTCATGAAGGAGGAGTGGATCGAGACGGCCCTGGACAACGACTGGGTGATCGTCGCCTCCGACGGCATGCCCTACGCTCCGGGAGCGCACCCGCGGACGGCCGGGACCTACTCCCGGATTCTCGGCCGCTACGTGCGTGAGCGGGGCACGCTCGACCTGATGACGGCCCTGTTGAAGATGAGCCTGCTCCCGGCGGACCGGGTGGCGACGATGTCCGAGCAGATGAGGCGGAAGGGGCGGATCCAGGTCGGCGCCGACGCGGACATCGTCGTGTTCGACCCGGAGACGGTGATCGACACCGCCACCTTCGAGGGCGGGCTCTCGTTCTCGGAGGGCATCGTCCACACGATGGTGAACGGCGTGTTCGTCGTACGCGACGGCGAGACCGTGGAGGGAGTCAGCCCCGGTCGTCCGATCGTCGGCCGCTTCGCGCGTTGA